Proteins from one Rosa chinensis cultivar Old Blush chromosome 7, RchiOBHm-V2, whole genome shotgun sequence genomic window:
- the LOC112178036 gene encoding uncharacterized protein LOC112178036, translating to MRGDFNSSSNEENEGQRIVVGIMNETHQSQTRNQKARWYLFQPSLPSRSREVTNANNYFQQRVDCRSQPGFTPHQKVTAEMRMLVYGNAADTLDEYLRMGESTTRECLKKFCDTIMRIYEAGFLRKPTQEDIDWLLRKGVSRGFPGMLGSLDCMHWEWKNCPSGWQGQFVGHYHCLTIVLEAVASYDTWIWHAFFGIPGPTMIYLSWIALLFDELAEGHGPTVNYFLNQKPHIIGYYLTDGIHPLWGTIVKSISRPQIRKLKYFATKQEKYRKDVERAFGVL from the exons ATGCGTGGTGATTTCAACAGCAGTTCTAATGAGGAAAATGAAGGCCAAAGAATAGTTGTCGGCATAATGAACGAGACTCATCAAAGTCAGACAAGGAATCAAAAAGCACGGTGGTACCTCTTCCAGCCGTCGTTACCTTCTAGATCACGAG AGGTAACTAATGCTAACAATTACTTTCAACAGAGAGTAGATTGCAGAAGTCAACCAGGGTTTACTCCTCATCAAAAGGTTACAGCAGAAATGAGGATGTTGGTGTATGGCAATGCTGCTGACACGCTTGATGAATACCTTCGAATGGGAGAGAGCACTACAAGGGAGTGTTTGAAGAAATTCTGTGACACTATCATGCGCATCTACGAAGCAGGATTTCTTAGAAAACCAACACAAGAGGACATTGACTGGCTCCTGCGAAAAGGTGTGTCTCGTGGCTTTCCTGGTATGCTTGGTTCATTAGATTGTATGCATTGGGAATGGAAAAATTGTCCTAGTGGTTGGCAAGGACAATTTGTTGGCCATTACCACTGTCTAACTATTGTCCTCGAGGCAGTAGCCTCATATGACACTTGGATTTGGCATGCATTCTTTGGAATACCTGGTCCCACAATGATATATTTGTCCTGGATTGCTCTCTTGTTTGATGAACTTGCTGAAGGTCATGGTCCTACTGTTAactattttcttaatcaaaagCCACATATAATCGGATATTATCTTACAGATGGTATACATCCCTTATGGGGTACGATTGTGAAATCAATATCTCGGCCTCAAATTAGAAAGCTCAAGTACTTTGCTACTAAACAAGAAAAATATCGCAAGGACGTGGAGAGAGCTTTTGGGGTTCTCTAA